Proteins encoded by one window of Lacipirellulaceae bacterium:
- a CDS encoding HAMP domain-containing sensor histidine kinase gives MQRQLNESLEAEKEELQAKNLELLHARDELKESLAELAETNRELDDFTYAASHDLKSPLRAISNLAGFISEELEDVATEQAKQDLAQLEGRAKRLERMLSGMLEYSRVTRREHKSEPCLARELVEEIAGVLDVPAGFRVCFDGYDKPFYTQRSPLTQVIRNLVDNALKHHEGETGKVEVVVCDRGYALEFRVVDDGPGIAPEYQQRVFGMFETLKRRDEVDSSGIGLALVKRIVENHGGRIWVESEEGRGSTFHFTWPTLSESRSESEEKAFEPPAAEALAAACGMAAT, from the coding sequence TTGCAGCGTCAACTCAATGAGTCGCTGGAAGCGGAAAAGGAAGAGTTGCAGGCGAAGAATTTGGAGTTGCTTCACGCACGTGACGAGTTGAAGGAATCACTCGCGGAGCTTGCGGAAACAAATCGCGAGCTTGACGATTTCACTTATGCCGCTTCTCACGATCTGAAATCTCCGTTGAGGGCAATTAGCAACCTCGCAGGTTTTATCAGCGAGGAACTCGAAGACGTTGCCACCGAACAGGCGAAGCAAGATTTGGCCCAACTGGAAGGACGCGCGAAACGACTGGAACGCATGTTGTCGGGGATGTTGGAATACTCGCGAGTGACGCGGCGTGAACACAAATCTGAACCTTGTCTCGCAAGAGAGTTAGTCGAAGAAATCGCTGGTGTGCTTGACGTGCCGGCGGGATTCCGCGTCTGCTTCGACGGATACGATAAGCCGTTCTATACGCAACGTTCACCACTAACGCAGGTCATTCGAAATCTGGTTGACAACGCTCTAAAGCACCACGAGGGCGAAACCGGGAAAGTGGAAGTGGTCGTCTGCGACCGCGGCTATGCGTTGGAGTTCCGTGTCGTGGATGATGGCCCGGGGATCGCTCCGGAATACCAGCAACGAGTGTTTGGAATGTTTGAAACACTCAAGCGTCGCGATGAAGTTGACAGCAGTGGCATCGGACTCGCGCTAGTGAAACGCATTGTTGAAAACCACGGCGGACGGATCTGGGTTGAGAGTGAAGAAGGTCGCGGTAGCACGTTCCACTTTACCTGGCCGACTTTATCTGAGTCGCGAAGCGAATCAGAAGAGAAAGCGTTTGAACCGCCCGCTGCTGAGGCACTAGCAGCAGCCTGTGGTATGGCAGCAACTTGA
- a CDS encoding M56 family metallopeptidase, translating into MNALLSLHEDLAARVCMTLAHSFWQFALLAGLVWGFSYSIRSASKQYLVSVVALMFGLVLEPVTFLFLDGSAGPLKRHGQNVHQVDLPGEQELHSEDRFEFEDSAFAQTAQPIELGIEEPATSQPAPGRAASAARFTPPGVWQAWAPWLLGAYLLGVSFMLIRVLRGFWLAGRLAKQSETISHGKLHEFVAQLSHKWRVRVVPMLKQSESVIVPKVVGLLRPMILLPSSALAGLTTAELEMILAHELAHVRRADMWVNLVQRLAEAVLFFNPALWYLSSRISTLREYCCDELACGSELDSANQQLRYANALLRVVELAGKPISHAGLAASAASGRSPSELRRRIARLFGESMGEPLPVGRGGVWALIMLGVLLVSGSLVWAERGEEIAKKSSGVGQSLTAKQQVELKPIAIRKFAKRGRVELLAIGTHDEAKPQWWGLKGESIEDVPFTIRLTTNISPVPDRQLVFRTVGLEKNVKVRWRMTPPGNRSSATIVLDCKQHPANYYSHTFQRNQITKPFRLEVGVARGPWVTMAQNEGGSGATSILNKGVVISDGLLSSEGEATFIVSHDFTDAQARLIAVDRNGKAYEPRRRGFVAASVNNQTQYRFANLKLVDIAKVKFQTRSFEWVAFEGLPVDLGEPPTAKPQAEGLEVLTARVLLDQDEIKVARNNHDPRLFRLRPNHVDGQWIMLSEEGPIFTERDIAKTKAQKSEWGGHWDVLLELKPSAAKRMRERTTQLLAGGRDPNLRVAVLLDGKLLMAPTLNGVIGERLQISSGFDEQEAKALVEKLQPVSVEE; encoded by the coding sequence ATGAACGCTCTGCTTTCACTGCATGAAGATCTCGCGGCACGGGTCTGCATGACGCTGGCTCATTCATTTTGGCAGTTTGCGTTGTTGGCGGGGCTGGTTTGGGGCTTTTCGTATTCGATCCGCTCAGCTTCCAAGCAGTACTTGGTCAGTGTGGTCGCCCTGATGTTTGGGCTCGTGCTGGAACCAGTGACCTTCTTGTTTCTTGATGGTAGCGCCGGGCCGCTGAAGCGGCACGGCCAAAATGTTCATCAAGTCGATTTGCCCGGCGAGCAAGAACTTCACTCGGAAGATCGATTTGAGTTTGAAGATTCTGCTTTCGCCCAGACGGCCCAACCCATTGAACTCGGAATTGAAGAACCAGCAACTTCGCAGCCCGCGCCAGGCCGTGCCGCTTCAGCGGCCCGGTTCACTCCACCAGGGGTCTGGCAGGCGTGGGCTCCTTGGCTCCTCGGTGCGTACTTGCTGGGGGTTTCCTTCATGCTTATTCGCGTACTACGTGGGTTCTGGCTCGCTGGACGATTAGCAAAGCAAAGTGAAACGATCTCTCACGGCAAGCTGCACGAGTTCGTTGCGCAGTTAAGTCACAAGTGGCGCGTTCGTGTTGTGCCAATGCTCAAGCAGAGCGAGAGCGTGATCGTACCCAAGGTCGTCGGGCTGCTGCGACCGATGATTCTGCTTCCCAGTAGCGCACTTGCGGGGCTGACCACTGCGGAGTTGGAGATGATCCTCGCTCACGAGTTGGCCCACGTCCGCCGCGCGGATATGTGGGTCAACCTCGTGCAACGATTGGCAGAAGCAGTGCTGTTTTTTAACCCAGCACTCTGGTACTTGAGCAGCCGGATCAGCACACTTCGCGAATACTGCTGCGACGAATTGGCATGCGGCAGCGAACTCGATTCAGCGAATCAACAACTTCGTTATGCAAATGCGCTACTTAGGGTCGTCGAGCTCGCAGGTAAACCAATCTCACACGCAGGCCTGGCCGCTTCAGCGGCCAGCGGAAGGAGCCCTAGTGAGTTGCGCCGCCGGATTGCCAGACTGTTTGGCGAATCGATGGGTGAGCCCCTGCCGGTGGGGCGTGGCGGGGTTTGGGCTCTGATAATGCTAGGCGTTTTACTGGTGAGCGGTTCGTTGGTGTGGGCGGAGCGTGGTGAGGAAATAGCAAAGAAGTCGTCTGGCGTAGGCCAATCGCTCACAGCTAAGCAGCAAGTGGAGCTCAAGCCGATTGCTATTCGGAAGTTTGCAAAGCGGGGAAGGGTTGAGCTGTTGGCTATCGGTACACACGATGAGGCAAAACCGCAATGGTGGGGACTCAAGGGCGAATCGATTGAAGATGTTCCCTTTACGATTCGCCTCACAACGAACATCTCGCCAGTACCTGATCGTCAACTTGTGTTTCGTACCGTAGGTCTAGAAAAGAATGTGAAAGTACGATGGCGGATGACACCGCCAGGTAACCGTTCCTCAGCGACCATTGTCCTTGATTGCAAGCAACACCCTGCGAACTATTACTCACATACATTTCAGAGGAATCAGATTACCAAACCGTTTCGTCTCGAGGTTGGCGTCGCGAGAGGGCCTTGGGTGACGATGGCTCAAAATGAGGGGGGCTCCGGCGCGACGAGTATTCTGAACAAAGGAGTGGTGATTTCCGACGGGTTGCTATCAAGCGAGGGGGAGGCGACCTTCATTGTCTCGCACGATTTCACCGATGCTCAGGCAAGACTTATTGCCGTTGATCGCAACGGTAAAGCGTATGAGCCGCGTCGTCGTGGTTTCGTCGCGGCGAGCGTCAACAATCAGACGCAGTATCGTTTTGCTAACTTGAAGTTGGTGGATATTGCCAAGGTGAAGTTCCAGACGCGAAGCTTTGAGTGGGTAGCGTTTGAGGGGTTGCCTGTGGATTTGGGCGAGCCGCCCACGGCTAAGCCGCAAGCGGAGGGGCTTGAAGTTCTTACGGCGCGAGTGTTGCTGGATCAGGACGAGATCAAAGTGGCTCGGAACAATCACGATCCAAGACTTTTCAGGCTTCGTCCGAATCATGTCGATGGCCAGTGGATCATGCTCTCTGAAGAGGGACCCATTTTTACGGAGCGTGATATTGCCAAGACGAAAGCGCAAAAGTCTGAGTGGGGTGGCCATTGGGATGTCCTGCTCGAACTGAAACCCTCAGCAGCCAAGCGGATGCGGGAGCGGACCACGCAACTGCTTGCCGGCGGGCGAGATCCGAACTTACGGGTCGCGGTGTTGTTGGACGGCAAACTGCTGATGGCGCCTACGCTGAATGGTGTGATCGGCGAGCGGCTGCAAATCTCAAGTGGATTCGACGAGCAAGAGGCGAAGGCGTTGGTAGAGAAGCTGCAGCCGGTTTCCGTAGAAGAGTGA
- a CDS encoding BlaI/MecI/CopY family transcriptional regulator, which translates to MPRPPSEHPTDLELELLKILWEESPLAVREVRERLAAGADRPLTHSSVITMLNIMHRKGFLKRRKQGKAFLFSPKVEKKSVTGGVVRDLLKKLFDDSPQAMVLNLLETTDLDAAEIGEIRKLINRKAKEQKS; encoded by the coding sequence ATGCCACGACCACCTTCAGAACACCCGACCGACCTTGAACTCGAACTACTCAAGATCCTTTGGGAGGAGTCACCGCTTGCGGTGCGCGAAGTGCGAGAGCGCCTGGCCGCTGGAGCGGACAGGCCACTCACTCATAGTAGCGTGATAACCATGTTGAACATCATGCATCGCAAGGGGTTCTTGAAACGCCGCAAGCAGGGCAAGGCTTTTCTCTTTTCGCCAAAGGTCGAAAAGAAAAGTGTCACCGGAGGCGTGGTACGCGACCTTTTAAAAAAGCTCTTCGACGACTCGCCGCAGGCGATGGTGTTGAATTTGTTGGAAACAACCGACCTTGATGCTGCGGAAATTGGCGAAATCCGCAAGCTAATCAATCGCAAGGCGAAGGAGCAGAAATCATGA